The window GGGCGCGGCCCGTGACCACGACCTGGGTGCCGGGAATCAGGCCCATCTCACGGATGCGCCTGCCCAGATCCCCCTGGGCGCGGACGCTATGGATGACGGCGGACTGGTCGACGTTGAGTTTTCGCAATCCAATGGTTTGGGACATTATCTTCTCCTCAAAGGTAACGTGTCGTTGCAGCGTTTTGATATTGACATTGAAAATCATTGTCAACCAAAAAGTGGACTTGGTGTGGGCTGGTTTTGCCCGGGAAGTGCGATCTTGTCCAGGGGCATTGTCTTCCTTGACGGTGGGGGAACAAGGGGGTATTGACTTTCGTTCTCAATGAGGAAGGGGGCAACCTATGTCTGAAGTCAACATGAAAAGTCAACCGTTGTGCCGGTTCCCGCAGGGTACGAAGGTGCGTGTCAAGGATCTGGCCCAGTGCCGGGGGGCGCGTTCCCGGCTGTACGCCCTGGGGCTGACGCCCGGAACCGAGCTGGAAGTGATGTCCGCCCCGGGCGGCCCTTGCCGTCTGCGTGTGCGCGGAGCCAACCTGACCATCGGGCATGGACTTGCCACCAAGATTCTGGTCTGCCCGGTGGATGGCTGCCCGGCCAGGGATTGTCCCGATGGGTGCGGCGGTGCCTGCCCAGGTGTGGAGGTGCGCATTGAGGACGACGATGCGTGATGGTTTTTTGACGCGAGGCCGTCTCTGTGGCGGTTTTTCATGCTGTGGGGACATTGACCTGTAGTTTTTCCCGCGCATGAATCTCCGGCGTTCGTGGCTTGCCGACGTCGCCGTCTTTTCACGACATTGTTGGCACGGTGGGTGCATAAGTTTTCCTGATCGTTGTGCTTCGGCACCAATCAGGAGTGAAACTATGTGCGCATTGACCATCAATTCCAATACCGGCTACGGGGTTT of the Paucidesulfovibrio gracilis DSM 16080 genome contains:
- a CDS encoding FeoA family protein; the protein is MSQTIGLRKLNVDQSAVIHSVRAQGDLGRRIREMGLIPGTQVVVTGRAPLRDPVALRLNGFTLTLRNNEADHIIVEVPDHG
- a CDS encoding FeoA family protein: MSEVNMKSQPLCRFPQGTKVRVKDLAQCRGARSRLYALGLTPGTELEVMSAPGGPCRLRVRGANLTIGHGLATKILVCPVDGCPARDCPDGCGGACPGVEVRIEDDDA